cattttctttcttcccctgcctTCAGCATTACAGTTTCCCTCAGCATTTCAAGCCCACAGGCTGACTGGCAGGATTTGGAGCCAAGGAACACATGTTCCTCCAAGTGCTGGTGCATCCGTGTTTTGCCCCCTGCACCCTAGTGAAGATGCATCAAGGGCAGGTCAGTAGCAGGGTATGACTTTTGAGCTGCCTTGACAAAAAAGGACAGGAAgtggagaaacaaacaaaaaaggcagtAAAGGATCCGTGAAATAAAACCGTCTCTGTTCActttttgtctttccaaaaaGAGCTGCTTCAAGCCTTATCTTCTCCTGTGTCATTTGGAGGCACTGTCAAGCCTCCtattcttttagaaaaaataactggGAAGACAATTCTTCCCATACTACAAACCATAGTAGTATAACAAACTGAATGAGAATTCAATTCGCATACAATTTACAatattacttaaaaaataaaaataaaaatataaaaacagtaatGCACTTCCATGcctgccccagcactgcagcctgccTTTGGACCGTGAATGGATTTGCTGGGTCACCATTCCACAGGAATGGCTGCAATGTCCTGGCTCAGAGGCCTTCATTAGAAGACATACTAATACCTGTGGGGAGACACAGTGATGTGGAAGCTGCGAATTGATTGTGCTACCTCATGTCCGGCAAAGAGCATGCCCCTTCCAGCACTTCACAAACCAGTATGCTCCATGAAGACTCCTGCAGACTCCCCAAATCTAGCAATGACACTTCCTCATCTTTTTACCCTTTCTCACCCATTTGAAGACAGCAGTTATTTCATCACCTATGTGTCCTTATAGTTGACAGTTATTCTTGGGCAACTGTAAGCTACAAGTACTAGTACACAAACTGCTCTTCAGCCAGTGCTGCGCTCAGTAGGCACTGTTACTTCATGAgctaaaaaaaacagcagctactTAACAGTGTCTGAAATCCTCCAGAAGCACGTGAGTTTCTGTGGAAGCCTGATTTGTATTAATCAAACCAGCATTGAAAAGCGTTACCACAAAATTTATTCTAATACCTGTTGTACCACACCctaaaaatcacaaaagaaaacaagttgaGATAAAAGATGTTAGCTGTCAAAGGTGGGGAAATACCGTCAGAAAGCCACAAGGTTGGCTTCCTctgagaaattaaagaaaagtgGTAGACATTCTTCAGATTTCTTAGCAAAGACAGGTGTCTTGTCTACTTTGGTTTAGCACATCACCATCACAGGGCAGCGCAGCTCGTCACCTGACTGCAGCCAGCAAGAACAGTTCCGACTGCTCgagcagaaaaagcaggaaatggaTTCTGCATAAACTCTGGTCTCACAATCTGCTTTTGATTCTCTGCACTTTGGAGGTGCCCTAAGACTGGCATCAGCCCAGGTGTTTGAAAGCCTGAACCCTGCCTGATGTGAATTTACAGCACCTGAGGTACAGTGTGCTTGCTCCCTAGACAAACATCCTTGTGAACAGTAAGGGGCAAGGCAGCATAATCTGCTCTCTCCACAGGTTACCTGCTCACCAGGAGGCATCCATGGGGAAGGTGGCACAGAGAAACTAGAATGCTCTTAGGTCATGACCTCGATCAACGTATTTTATCTTGTGGATTTGCACAAACCTGAACGATTGTAAGAGAGCTGCATGAGATAGGTAGGGCAAGGGATCCATATCATGCCTAGTGACCAGCCATGAAGAAAGGCAGACTtaccgattttttttttccctaagacaAGAGTACACAACACAGAGGTAAGGTTGAAGATCTCCTTCTGCTTCATGTAGAAATCCAGAGTGAAAGTCAGTTGCTATTCAGCCTGCTCAGCTGCTCTTAGACAGCATGGCCATTTCTTACATTGTTAAAACCATTAGCAAGTTTAAAAATTCAGCCCAGTGgcaagacatttaaaatactgcttggTCTCCTCCTAGAGCATTTGTCCTTAATAAAATTCACTCAAAGTGATGCTAGGCACTGTGAAAGGCACTGAGGTTCTGTGCATGCTGGCCTCCCTAACAGTTCTCACCAGGAGGAGCCTGCACATGGCCATAAAGAAGATTGAATCTAAAAAGCATGCCCTATTTCCTCATGGCTGATGGGCAGCAGGCTTCTGGTATTTGCACTGGATCCACACTCGATACATTGTCATTTGCTTCCCACGGTTCACTTGCAGTCGCCGATCAACCAGATTCTGGATTTTCTCCAGCCCAGCTCTTGTGAAGAGATCATCTAATTCATCTGCAAGCAGAGAGAAGGAGATAAGGATGCTACAGCTTTCATTTAACTGATACCTGCTCACGCTGAGGGCTAAACAGAGTTGAAAGATGGGCCAGAGGAAACTCACGGTCTCTGTCTGGCAGGGAAATGTGAAGATCAGACTGGACTTAATTGCTGTGGTATGGGGGGATAAAGATCACAGTCTCACCAGTTTCCTTTGAGTTTACCTCCTactaaggaaggaaagaagtatTGGGAGGACAACTAGAGTTACAGAGACTTGACAGGGAGAAAACAACTGCAATTCCAGACTTGGGTATTGCCTCTAGTAAACAATTAAGGGAACATCTTCTGGCGAGCAGGGACAGATCCattccctccccctctccctccctccataGGGATTTCAGAGTCTGCAAGAGCAAAGAACGGGATCAGATGAATCAGGCCTGCACTTTCAAAAGGGTGGCAATAAGATCTTTGCTGTATAGGCTGGAGGGGAACTGGATTCATTAAGGttaagtctggaaaaaaaaatccgtaAAAAACCACACCCAGTTGGGGCCCAATCAAAGCACCAAGAGCCCTCAAGGCTGCAACACTTATACTGTTAGGTATTCCTGACCAAGCAAATAGTATCACAGTGCCCCAGCACAGTGGCCCTGGGCAAAGCCAGAGAGAgtcctgctgagcagcagacAGCTCGTTCAACTGCAGCCTGGGAGCACGTGATTTGTACGGAGTTTCTGTAGAAAAGGGCTAACAGGTCTCAGCTTGTGCTCTTTTATCAGATGCTTGCCATAGCGAAGCGTTTGCCAAACACGCATTAAACATTAATTCTGTTGTGACAAACAAGACTTGTGCAGTAGGGAACGGAATGGTTTGTTGCAGTTGTGCCACTGCTCTAAAACAGACTCTGCAGATGTGCCCTCAGTGGAAGTGACTGGAGGTGCGACTGGTGataaggagagagaaatacaaaCCCTGCTGAAcacaaagcagcaacaaaactgaGGAGGCTGCCTCAGCTTTGTGCTGAACCACACTCCTCTTACTCCCTTGTGTCAGTAAAGTTAAGAGAAGATCTTCCAGTTGTGTCCATCTCACTGCATCCTTCTCAGGCAACAAGATTCAAGGAGAGCTCTTCCACTCCCATTCCTCCCAGTGTAGCAAATACaccagttttaaactaaaaaggaTCTTCTGCTTAAGAATTCACTGTGCCACATTCACATCAGTAAGTGTCAGGCCCAGGTCCCCGTGCAATTGGGAGACACTTAATATTTCACGCTGCTCCAAGAAAAAACAGGCTGGAAAGATCTACTGACAAAACAGGGCACAAGGACAAAAAGAGGTGAGCAGAGCCAGAGGGATGTTTTCTAGCCTCCTACCTTGGGTGAAGAAGTAGACTCTGGTGCCATCACCTCTCACATAGAAGTTATCAGACAGACATTGACCTAAGGGCAAGAAGGATTTAAACAGTTACCAgctatcatttaaaaatcaacaacTGCCATCCAACTGCATATAACGACAAGAGGCACTTCTCCCAGCACATGCTGTGCTTGAGGAGAATTAATGAGCTGCCTCCCAAACAGGGCAGACACTGCTCCAGAGAAGCATCATCCGTTAGTGAGCTGGTAAGGCTCCCcaagggaaatgaaaataccTTTCTTAAACCGAAGCTGGGCCAAGTCGTAGCGGCCATAATCTCGTAACAAAATCATTCCTCCTGGTTTCAGAAGGCGACTCAGTCTGTTAACGATGCACTGCATCctaaggaaagaacaaaaaagctgtACTCAACAGTCTGCAAAATCACACCCGTTTACTTAGCCTACTTTCCCAAAAAGAAGGTATAAggcttcatttctgtttcaactTCATACAAAAAGCTACCAAAAATTGGCACTTTTCTGAGCTCTCGCAGGCTTAGGTGGGTTGATTTTATTTGGCCACCTTTTTTCTGACACTCCccaattctgtttttttttttctacatggGTAACTTAGCCTACCACAGCAGGGGTTAATTGCTCTCTCTTActaattacaaaaatatctcTACTGGTTTTtgtaaaacaagcagaaagtgaacttgaaaaaaaatgctgtgaaataaaaccaaagggAATACTAAAGAGAGAACAGGAATATTTAAgtcatttatttgcatttcatagGTCATAGCACATCATCATGCTAAGCACAGTACGTTtctaaactgttttctgaacctgccccctcccttcttcccaccTGCTGAAGAGAAATTCATCTAGTATTGGAGcctaaaaatacagcagcataCCTCCCACAAACTGGTGCTGAGTGCTCAGTGAGGCTGGTGTTCAGAACAGGCAAGCAACCATGACCACAGCAAGAGTTCAACCACAGCCATTCAGCACTTCAAAATTACACCTATCCCGTACCAGAATTTGCTAGAACAAAGTACCTGCAAGTTCCACTTCCAGAGGTTTAGCAAAAAACTGGACCAGTCACAGAACaaactttaattttccttgaTATGAGGAGACCTACTCTGGAGCTTTACACGTACCTAGCAAAGCCCTGACACCCAACCACCAAGCCATTTTTACAACTTCTACACTGGCTCTGCGAGTTTCATCTCCACATATTGAAGTGcaggctcagctccagcagcctcaTCTAGAAGTATTCAAAGGAGCATTTTCCCATTAGTTCTTGCCCATTACTACCCATCGAACATCTCTTATGTATTCTGTTCCAGACAGACGTTTCATTTAACAAGATTCTCTTTCCTGCTCTTGCAGAGTTCATGCAAATAACAGTTTAGCTATTTAACTGCTAATAGCCTTTCTGCACCGTGCTTATAACACAGGTGGTCAAACCGTGTAATGTTTCCCTATTCAACTGTTAGTTAATTAAACTCCATAAAGATACGGATGGCACACAGATCATTTTACTATCTAGCAAGTGCTGAAGCTAAATAATTCATTACGTAGAAAGCTACCAGTCTCCTCCTCAACTTAACGGTCCAGGGAGATCCCATGCAGCAACACCATGGAGTTCAGTGAGCTTTGTTATTAGCCAGTCCGATAACTTTCTTTGGCATTTTTGGTACAAGATCTCTTGGCAACAGGTGACTGCAATAGAAAACTCTTCTTGATATTCCCAATATCACTACTTTGTGCAACCAAAAGTGGTGCAACTTTCAAAATACATCAGTACTGCAGGCTGTTTTAGTCCTTGACTTCAATGTGAAGTCCATAAAACTGTAGAGATGAGGTAGTGAAGTTGCAGAGATGAAGAAGACGAGATACATTGAGATTACAGAGATACAGCCAGGGAATTTTAAGTCTGTGATGTAAGTTATGACGGCATAACTTGAACAGATTAATAAGAAGCCTTATCTAAACTGAATGAAATGGAAGAAGGTATAACAACATGGCAAGTACTTCCCACTGGTCACCAGCCAGACTTCAACCATTGAagtttttactttctctgtacTGTTTTAAAGTTTCCCTAGTAAAGAACTCCAGTTCTATGTGCATTTTCTTTGGAACCAGAAGGAATTATTAAAACTTACTTCTCTGGGAGAATTGCTGAGAGGACAAAGATAAGAATGACAACGTCAAGACTCTCATCCGGCATTGGGAAAGGACTTTGGTCATTGCACAGATCATGGACAAACGCAAAGCAGCGAGAAGAATCATATTCTGCATTGTTCTGTATTTAAGGGGAGAGATATTAGAGAATTAGCACACATCAGCAGCCCCTGATCTCCGTATTATCTGGACGTGGGAGCACTTCGACTTTCACATAATGACGTGGTGTGTCCAGAGACCTGTTTCAGCTTCACTGAACTAAACAGGAGAGACAGAGTTCTAGATAGGGTTGATGGGCTCCCTGGTCAGATAGGGAAAAATAAGTACACGTAGGAGATTTACAGAGAGCTTTGGACTTGTTACATTTAGGCAATGAGCACtgccaaaaaaatgcaaaactggaTTGAGGGATAATTGCAATTTTAAGGTTGGATGTCCCACTAATAGTAGAAAGAAGTGAGAAATTTACTCTGTTAAGTAGGAAATCTTTATGAAAGTGGGTGTGTTAGGGCACCTGcatcactgaaatcaatattCATTTCAACTACAAGCAAGCTACTCTCAATACCCCAACCATCAAACCTGGCTCCCTAAAGTTATGCTCATAAAATCTCATGCAGACTTCCATAAgttgtttaattttctaaagCTGCTGTTACGTATTGTAGTAGCTTCTATAAGCAGTGCTTGTGTCAGCTTAGAGAACGAAACGGTATGCTGGATCTGCTGCTGCGCTCCCATCTCGCCTCATAAAGTGACTGATTATATTTGATACCTCACAGATTCCCAGTTCTGTTCTGACCTGAAATTTGTTAGCAGTATTTATCTTCTGACTGAatcccagcctcctgctccacaGACAGCAGTACCCCTCCACAGCTGTCTGTGCAGAAGCAGTCAGACCACATTCCCAGAACTGCAGTGACAGTAATGCACACGCAAATCAAAACCAACTTcagctgctgttaaaaaataGCCTGAATGTTTTCAAGGTTCAGCAGTTACTCAACTAAAAGAGCGCTGCACTTAGAAGAGTGCTGCCAAccaaaggggaaaggaaatctGGCTGGCTTGTCTGCTACCAATGTGACATTCTCAGAACTCCTGCTTCCCTCATTTCTCCAGTCTTTGATGGCTCATTTTCCTGATTTACCAGTACGAGAGTCAGCATCAGGGCTAGCTAAAACCAGAAAGCTTCCAACATAGCTAGACAGCTGGTGGAAGCTATGATATACTTGGGTTAATGTGCAATTGGCACCTTGTACATCCTACCTTCATAAGTCACCGTTGCGTTTACCTGGACAAGATCCACAGCCGTTGTAGAAAAATCACAGCAATAAACAAAAAGGCCTGGGTCactggaataaataaaagaaactatCATATAAACTTGCTCCACAGGAATTAAAAAAGTGTCTCAAACtcacagaacacaaaaatagGGGGCAGAAATGCCGGGCTTTAACGTCTCTCTCTCATCAGTTGTGCAAAATTGAGTGGAGCACTTTGTTCATTTATGTTCCAGTTATTCTCACATAGAACAGACTGcttactttttcttcaggagaagGAGAGACACTAAGGCCCGTATGAAAATGCTTGAATGAGTATGAATGAGACATGCAAACACGCATCATGCTTTGTAGGTTGCACTAAAAAAGCCAAAGATTTCCAGGctcaaaatacaattatttgAAGACTTGTATGGCACATCTGTCATTTACATATGGCCTTTCTCTATGAAATTGTCAAAACTAAAACCATATGCAGCACTTTTCCAATTGTTTTTCAGAGGCTGGTTTATCATGCAGGCAAAAACCTGCTGAGAACTACTTACTTGTTGGTTTGTAGGATTGGGAAGACCGTATTTCCAGCACCACAGCCAACctgcacaagcaaaacagacacGTACATAGTGAAAATTGTTTCTTCAGCATGTCCCACACAGCTAGTTTCAAATCATCTCTCTACAGCCATGAAACAAAGAGCAACTCACAAGTAACACATGAGCACAGCAATGACCATTTGCAAATATCACTGTAAGTTCTGAGTAAGTTCAGCTCTGAGAAACAGGCCTACATACGAGCATTTGTGGGAAACCACTAAGTTAGGCAGTTCTTCCAGAAATCTTACTAACAAGCCATATTGTTActtctctgaaaactgttttttgtggAATCCCAAGCATAACAACCAGTATGAGTCACTGAGGCACTGGCAAAGGCCGGGAATTAGTTACATTAACTTCCATAGAAATTCAGAGCAATGGAGAAAGAAGTTTGATTTACTATAATTACATCCTGCTGTTTCAGAGTTCCCCTCACTAGATGGCTCTTCCTCAAGTTACAGCTAGGCCTACAATGATTCTGTCCCACTATTCCTTCTACTTGTTCCCGTTTGAAGAGAAGAGGACTCACACAACTGGGTTTGGGGAATTTGTCTCTGTTTAAACAATCAGTAAAATTGAAAGACTGCGCAGAAAATACCACCAAGGGCTCCCAGTGACAGACAGCACCAAGAATACTCAGGTGAGAAAGGAAAGCCACCATGAACCAAGAACATTAGTCTGAGGAAGTCCCCAGGGTTCAGATTATACACAAATCTAAAGGGCAGCTTATGTTGACTCTCCCTGGGAGGGCAGAGCTTCCACAGCACATGAGCATTCAACAAAAATAGTGATATCCACACTAAACAAACGACCAGAGCAAAAGGTCATTACGAGCTGTTAGGAGTCCAGTATTTGTAAGTCCCACAAGCTTGTCCAGGACCAGCGTGATACTCTATATTAATCCGAGATTCCCACTGCTATCAGGTGGATCAGGAGGACCCAAACAAACAGGATCTTTACATTCTTGGTTTCATTGTTTCATTATCCATCTCCCAAGGCAAACAAGAACTagcacaaaaccacaaaacacaaaagataAGAGAAACATTTAtacagacaaataaaacaatcaaCTTCTTACACAGAAGATGCCTTAAAGGCTTGTTTCAACACGAGATAGTTAGTATTTCAAGCGTGGAAAACTTCTTCTGGTCCATGTGCTCTGCCAGGACACTGTCTGAACCAAAAGAACCCCAAGTTCTAAGCTGccctctctcttttttgcattttactgaCTTAAGTCAATCACGCCATTCACTTGCTGTTTGCCGTGACATGTTTTTACATCCAGTCACTCCAATGTAGATATAAGAGACTGTTCGAAGTGTGATTCTTTGTTCTATAGCCATTACCTCTAATATGCGGTAAGATGCAGAGGATCCCGGGTAATCTCCGTAACTTTGGTTCACCTCACTACACTTCTGTGGAGCCAGCTCCTCCGTGCAGAATGTAGGCGTGCTTTTTATCAGGTTTAACTGATTCTCTGCCCTGGTTTCTAATGAGCAATGTCCATTTTCACAGCTTCCCAGCCCTTCGTTGCTGGATTCTTCTTTGTAACTATGTTCACGCACAGAGTCCTCATTTTGACTTGGGTTCCTATTTGGTGCCAGCTCAGGAAATTCAGTGAACAGCCAGTGCCTGTCCTTGAAGAAGCCGTTTTCATGGATTTTATAAAAGTCATCCCAGTACCTCTTAGCATTCACCTCGTATTCCTCtgtaaacacaaacaaaaacatcaccaGCAGTCAAATCAGAAGGTCTCAGTTTAATCAGTTCAGTCAGTTAGGGACCGCTGCAGATATCTACTCAGTAATCCCTTATAATAAGTAAGGTTATTGATTGAAAATCACCTCGATTTAAATTGTATCATCCCACAAGAACACTCAGTCTGCCTCCTTACTGTCACTTTGTTAGGAAtaataaagggaaaagagaagaaggaatagaagaaaatagaaagaggaAACTGCCTGTCTCCTGGTAGGATTTAAAGGAAGTTGGCAACAGAAAAGGCCTCTTTGAAGGAGGCTGGAATGAAGAAATCCAGGTTTTAAATCCAGGTTTTACTTCCATCCCTAACGCTAACTTATTCAGTTCACAGGA
The sequence above is drawn from the Cygnus olor isolate bCygOlo1 chromosome 25, bCygOlo1.pri.v2, whole genome shotgun sequence genome and encodes:
- the METTL2A gene encoding tRNA N(3)-methylcytidine methyltransferase METTL2A, which produces MAAPSEEALPQPRRPFGRRLLTDPTRLFQHNAWDNVEWSEEQEASAKSKVQENSSQLLPQDKQEEYEVNAKRYWDDFYKIHENGFFKDRHWLFTEFPELAPNRNPSQNEDSVREHSYKEESSNEGLGSCENGHCSLETRAENQLNLIKSTPTFCTEELAPQKCSEVNQSYGDYPGSSASYRILEVGCGAGNTVFPILQTNNDPGLFVYCCDFSTTAVDLVQNNAEYDSSRCFAFVHDLCNDQSPFPMPDESLDVVILIFVLSAILPEKMQCIVNRLSRLLKPGGMILLRDYGRYDLAQLRFKKGQCLSDNFYVRGDGTRVYFFTQDELDDLFTRAGLEKIQNLVDRRLQVNRGKQMTMYRVWIQCKYQKPAAHQP